In Bacillota bacterium, the genomic window TCCTGTGTGCTACAGATATTCCAGTCACTGCCATGCCAGTGCAGGATAAATCCCCGCTGAATCTGCGATACATGCGGGCAGGGGGGCGACGCCACACACGCATCCGGCTCGGGCGTGCCCAGAGCCACCTTCAGCTCCACACCGTTTGGGGTGCGTTCCACGCCCAGCGGCGCCAGACCCTGCGCCGCATAGTACCAGAGCTGTTCCAGCACCAGCGGGGGAAAATCTTCTGGCAGAGCAACCTCCGACAGGTGATACTGCGTGTAGGCACGCAGAAAGCGCGACAACGCGATGTTCAGCAGAGAACGCTCTTTGCATATCAGGTGCACGCAACAGTCGCTTCGTATCTCGGCATACAGAAGGTTACCGATTACCGTGTCCACCAGCTCGTGCCACAGCGCGGAGGTGAATGTGTCGACCACCAGGCGGTTCAAATCAAGGGGTTCCAGTTCCTCAGGCAAGAGGGCGGTGTCCGCAAACTGAAGGCGCTCGAGCGACTGGAAGGGCAGATGGTGCATGTGCTGTGCCGGCACGAGCTGGAAGGAAGAAGGTACTGAGTGTGCTTGCAGTCCGCGTCCTTGAAACCACTCCGCAGGCACAGGACTGAACACCAGCAGATGCCTCCCCTGCAGATGCTTCTGGAAGATGTCCACGCAGGGACGCATGGAAAAAGGTGTGCAGTATAAGGCGAACACACCTTCCTGTGCGCGAACATGCATGTGCATCGGCTTGTACAGGACATACTCGGGGATAATGTTGCCCTCGCCACCTGCAGTATCACGGGTACCTGTCATATCATAAAAACCCATCCTTTCCACAGGTGAAAACCGGCACGTAACGGCAAGCGGGTCCGGCGTGGGACCGTGAAGGAGATGGTAAATAAAGTATAACACAATAATTGTCGTATCGGCAAATCTGTATGAGGGTTTTCCGGCAAATCTGCCAAATCCCATCCAGACGGCCCGTTGGGCATGTTTTTTCGGCTCACCTAGGAGTATCCGCTAGGGTTCGCGCTGGAACATGGCTTCCATTTCATCGCGGGTGATGAGTATCTCGCGGGGTTTCGCGCCGTCCAGCGGTCCCACGATGCCTCGCTTTTCCATCATGTCGATCAGCCGTGCGGCGCGGGTGTAGCCGATTTTGAACCGTCGCTGTAGCAGACTGGTGGAAGCGTGCCCGTTCATCACCACGAGGCGTACCGCCGGCTCGAAGAGCTCGTCTTCGTCTTCCTCTTCGATGTCGTCGCGCGTGCTGAAGCCGCTGTCGATGGGGGTCAGCGTGTATTCGGGCACGCCCTGCTGCTTCAGGAACTTGACCAGTGCCTCCACCTCTTGCTCACTGATGTAGCACCCCTGAATGCGGGTGGGCTTGGAGGCGTCGATGGGCAGGAACAGCATATCCCCCCGCCCGATGAGCCGTTCCGCGCCCGCCATGTCCAGAATGGTGCGGCTGTCCACCTGCGAGGAGACCGCAAACGCGATACGCGAGGAGATGTTCGCCTTGATGGTACCCGTGATAACGTCCACCGAGGGGCGCTGTGTGGCGATGACCAGATGGATACCCGTCGCCCGTGCCAGCTGAGCCAGCCGGCAGATCGAGGTTTCCACTTCCGCCGCCGCCTGCATCATCAGGTCTGCCAGCTCATCCACCACAATCACCACGTAGGGCAGTTTCTCCTCCTCGCCCACGCGCGAGTTGTAGCCGTCGATGTTGCGCACGCCGGTGCGGGAGAAGAGGTCATACCGCCGCTCCATCTCCTTAATGGCGGCGCGCAGGATGCCCGATGCCTGCTTCACGTCCTTCACCACCGGGCACATCAGGTGCGGGATGCCGTCAAACAGCGACAGCTCCACCCGCTTGGGGTCGATCATGATGAACTTCACCTCGCGCGGCGTGGCGCGATACAGGATGCTGGCAATCAGCGCGTTCAGACACATGCTCTTACCGGAGTTGGTCGCCCCTCCGATGAGCAGGTGCGGCATCTTGGCGAGGTCGGCATAGCGGTTCTCGTTGCCCACATCCTTGCCCAGAGCGAAGGTAAGCAGCGAAGGGGCGTTGCGGAACTCGTCGGTGTCGATTACCTCCCGCAGGGTGACGATACGCGGGTTATCGTTGGGCACTTCCACGCCGATGGCGGATTTGCCCGGAATGGGTGCCTCCACGCGCACGTCGATTGCCGCCAGCGCCATCGCCAGATTGTCCGCCAGGCTGACGATTTTGCTCACCTTGATGCCGGGCGCCAGCTGCACCTCGTAGCGGGTGACTGTGGGACCGTGCGCGATTTCCACCACGTTCGCGCCGATGCCGAACTCGTCCAGAGTCTGCTCGAGGATGCGGATTTTTTCGGAGAGCTCCGCCTGAATCCGCTTGGGGGGCGGCGCGGGTTCCTTCAGCAACGACAGGGGCGGGTACTCATACTCTTCCACCATCTCACCGTTCAACGGCGCGACCGCCGGGGTGGACTCGCGGGCGAGCCGTTGCTGTACCGCTTCTATCAGGTTGGAGCTGCGCTTCGGAGCAGGAGCCTGTGCCACGGCGCGATTGTCACTGCTTGCCAGTGTGCGCTTCACATCCTCTTTGCCCGCTTTTCGCGCCGCCCCTGCTCCCTTCTCCTTCACCGTACGCGCCCCCTGCTGCGCCAGCTGGAATCCCCTGACCCAGCCTGCAATCGTACGCCGGGCGATGTCGACGAACGGCAGGTCCACAATCAGCAGCACCGCGATGATGGTGAGAGCCGTCAGCACAATATACACCGCTGCCAGATTGAGCAAAGAATGCACGGCATAGACTATCACACCACCGATGTAGCCACCACCCACACGCAGGCTTTCGGCAGAGAAGTTGCGCTCGAAGGGCACGCGCAGCGCGTGTGCCCATCCCGTAAACGTGAGGAACAACAGCACTGCGCCCCACGAGGTGTTGGTGAAGGAGAAACGCTCGTAGCCGATGAGGAATAACGTGCCCAGCAGCATCAGCAACAGCGGCACGGCAAATGCCCCAAGCCCTGCCAGCCGACGCAGTAACTCGCTCAGCCATTGCCCCAGGTAGCCGTTCTCGGCGGTGGTCAGGCTCACCAGCACCACCGCGCCGAGCGTAAACAGCACGATACCCACGATGTCGTACACTCGCCGGCTGATGACCACCGGAGAGACGGGTTCCGGTTTGCGAATACGGGTGGACATAGGCAATGCCCCCTTCGCGTGCCGAAGGTGAGATGAGATTACCATTACCGCTATTATACCGACATCTGGCGTTTCCCTGCATCCTTTGACAGCACAGCCCGAACACGGTACAATAGGCAGCGGAGCCTGATATGGAGGAAACCCGTGTACCTGAAACTGATTGCCTGCGAGGTGCTTACCCGCGAGGTCTGTCGTCATGTGGCAGATAGCCCGCACACGATAGACCTGGAGTTTACCCCGAAAGGCGCGCATGACGACAGCGAGACGTTGCGTGCGCTTATCCAGTCGCGCATCGACGAAGCGGAAGCCTCGCCGCTGGGATATGGCTTGTGTGGCAACTCCACGCTGAGTCTCACAGCGCGCCGCACGCGGCTGGTCATCCCACGAGCGCACGATTGCTGCACCCTGTTTCTCGGCCAGCACTTTGCGGATGCACCCAGCACCCCTTTTAGCGCGCTGGGCTACATGGAGCGCGACGGAGCCTACACCCGCACCGGGCTGTATGCTACTCTGGAAGAGTATATCGCCCGCTACGGCGAAGAGAACGGCAGATACATCTTCGAGACGCTTTACACAAGCATGAAAGCCGCCGAAGGCAACCGGGTGGTGTTCATCGACCTGCCCGAGACCCGGCACCTGAACGCGCCCTCGCCGAGGCGGAAGGCAAAGAACTCGTGGTGCTGGAAGGCAGCAGCCGACTGTTGCGCAAGCTGATTCACGGCGAATGGGATGACGATTTCCTCATCGTACACCCGGGACAGCGCGTCGTCGGCGTGTACGACTGGGAAGAAGTGATCCGGGCGGAGTAACAGACCGCCTAAGGTGTCACCACGTTCATCCCTATCTGTGCTTTGTCGCCCGCTTCGTTGACGATGCCCTCCTGCCCACGAAAGCGGTTGCCCGTCACTGTGGCGCAGTCTATGCCGGAGCCCAACCGGATGTGCGTTTTGCCCCTGTCCATAAAGTCACAGCCGATGACGGTGAGGCCACCTCGTTGCGCGTCGATGCAGGGCGCACCCGTCTTCTTCCGGTCCCAGCCGTTGAAATGGCAACCGTTGAAGAAGGTGTGCCCTCTGCCCTTCAACACCGCGTGGCTTTCGGTGGTATCTACACCCCAGAAACCGCAGGCGGTGAACTTGACCGGCCCCGGGTTGGTCTCTTCGATCTCGATGCCTGCCATGAACTGACCGTTCACGAAGGAGATGCCTGCGTGTTCCATGACGTGTTCCACCCGCACCGCGATGGGACCTACGTCGGAACCGCATTGCGTCAGCAACACGTTTGCCGAGCCTGCCTTGGTGCGGATGAACTGAAAGCCGATTTTGTAGCCGATGCAGAAGCAGTTACTCATGTACTCCCAGTCGGTGCGCCCGATGATGAAGGCGATGCCTTCACGCTCGATGAACTGCTTGAGTGGGGTCTGCCACACCTCCCAGAAGGGCCAGATGTGCAGGTTCTCCACCCTGCCGATGTCATAGCACTGGTCGATGTACAGCCCGCGGTACAGCGCCTGCATGCCCACGTTGCGGATGAAGTGCCTGCCTGCGGGGAACGTACCGAAGTCGATGCCCTGATAGGGGTTCACGAGTAGCACGTCTACCAGCGTGCAGTTATCGCCGATGCCCCGAATCGTCCAGGGATAGGGATGCGGCGGGTCTTGCTGCACCTGTTCAGGATAGAAGATGGTGATGCCGTGCAGGGTACCGTTCTGGCGCAGGGCGATGAACGGCGTGCCGTCTATCTGCCCCTTGCCCGCCACCGCCAGCAGGGTGCTTCCCTTAAGATGCGATTGCATCGTGGGTCCGCGAAACACGCCCTCCAGCACGACGTTCTCGCGCACCTCCAGCGTGCCCGCAATCAGGTAGTCCCCGCGCGGAACGAACACGATATTTCCGCCCATCGCATGCGCGGCATCGATGGCTTTCTGGAAGGCTTCTGTGTCGTCGCTTTTGCCATCGCCCTTCGCGCCAAAGTCCCGCACGTTCAGCACGCCTTTGGGTTCTTCCTCTGGTGGAACGCTTGCTCGGGCTATGTGCATCCCTGCCCCCTCAGTGAAAGCGGTCAGTGCCGCCAGCGAACCGATGCCTTTCAGTAAGCTCCTGCGCAGGAAAACGAAGTCATCCATCTCTACATGCTCCTCAAGACGGTATTTGCCTTCCGATTCGCCGGCGACGAGGCCTTTCCTGTGCCACTTGTCCCACAGGTGATAGGCATTGATGGCGCGGCTCACGTGCCGCAAACTAATCATCCCCGATGGCGCCGAAGTTGCTCACGAGGATGCCGAAGTCAAATAGCGTCACCTCCTCGTCCCCGTCTAAATCCGCCTCTGCGTTCCAGTTACTGTCGCCGGACATACTGCCAAAAGCCGCCACCAGCGCGCCGAAGTCAAACAGCGTCACCTCGTTATCTCCGTCTACGTCTCCGTTCACCAGAGAGAAGTTCGCCACGCCACCGCCCACGATGGATACACCGGGTAGAGTGTGCCTCAACCAGTGCGACGCCTTCGCCGAGAGGTCGTACACTCCATCCAGCGGAGCCACCAGCGAATACGCCCCCGATGCGTTCAGTGCGAGCGTGTACACCTGCAACGGAACGAGACTGCCTGGGGCACGTATCTGCAGTTCCACCGGGATGCTGGTGGGGTTTCCACCGAAACTGAGCAGTCTCACTATCCCGCGGAGCGTGGCGTAGCGTACGAACCAGAAGCCGTCGGTGAGGTCAAGATTGCCTCCGGTGTGCAGCGGGGTGGCTCCGAGCGCCACAGGTTGTCCGATGGTGCTGCCGAGTGAGAAGTTTCCTCCGGTGCTGAAGGTGACGCCTCCGCCTGCGATAACACCCCACGAGAGGTCATAATTACCACCCGATTGCCCGTAGCCTGCTGTGGCAATCGCCATCAGCCACAGGATACAGAGTGCTGTTCTCATGTGGTTTGCCTCCTTGTCTTTACACGACGTCGTCAAGATGCCCGCTCCCCTCTCCCGAAGCGTCGGGAGAGGGGGTGGGGTGAGGGCTACTTTTTCATCGGCAGTTCCTGCTCCTGTTCCGGACGGTAGTGAATGCCCAGCTCCTTCGGCTGACCGTACAGCTCGGGATGCAGGTACTTGCCCCGATGCTCCGGAGTCTTCGGCTGTTCGGTGCGGTAGCCATATTCCTGAACCCAGCGGTCGTTGCGGATGGCTTTCACCTCCCACGACACCTTCTTGCCCGGCGCACCGCCTGCAATCTTAAATCGGTTGTTCTGGATTTCCACCGCCACATGCAGGTTGGGCATCGGCGCGCCGATGGCAGTCAGGTGGTAGGACGGGTCGCGATTGATGGCTTCGAAGTAGTCGGGCAGCAGCACCCATGCCTCCCCGCGTGCGTCCAGAACGACGGTTCCACGATAGATGTTGTAGGGTTCCGGTCCCTCCGCGCTGAAGTGGTTCAGGACGGCGTTTTCGGGGTGGAGTGGGTGGTCAATCTGGAACGATTTCGTGCCCGTGGCGGCAAATCGCCCAGCTGAATAGACACCATAGCCAGAGGAACTGTCGCTCCGACCATACACGCCGTAATTGGTGCCGCTAGTAGCAGTCGCCCAACCGTATA contains:
- a CDS encoding DNA translocase FtsK; the protein is MSTRIRKPEPVSPVVISRRVYDIVGIVLFTLGAVVLVSLTTAENGYLGQWLSELLRRLAGLGAFAVPLLLMLLGTLFLIGYERFSFTNTSWGAVLLFLTFTGWAHALRVPFERNFSAESLRVGGGYIGGVIVYAVHSLLNLAAVYIVLTALTIIAVLLIVDLPFVDIARRTIAGWVRGFQLAQQGARTVKEKGAGAARKAGKEDVKRTLASSDNRAVAQAPAPKRSSNLIEAVQQRLARESTPAVAPLNGEMVEEYEYPPLSLLKEPAPPPKRIQAELSEKIRILEQTLDEFGIGANVVEIAHGPTVTRYEVQLAPGIKVSKIVSLADNLAMALAAIDVRVEAPIPGKSAIGVEVPNDNPRIVTLREVIDTDEFRNAPSLLTFALGKDVGNENRYADLAKMPHLLIGGATNSGKSMCLNALIASILYRATPREVKFIMIDPKRVELSLFDGIPHLMCPVVKDVKQASGILRAAIKEMERRYDLFSRTGVRNIDGYNSRVGEEEKLPYVVIVVDELADLMMQAAAEVETSICRLAQLARATGIHLVIATQRPSVDVITGTIKANISSRIAFAVSSQVDSRTILDMAGAERLIGRGDMLFLPIDASKPTRIQGCYISEQEVEALVKFLKQQGVPEYTLTPIDSGFSTRDDIEEEDEDELFEPAVRLVVMNGHASTSLLQRRFKIGYTRAARLIDMMEKRGIVGPLDGAKPREILITRDEMEAMFQREP
- a CDS encoding DUF1638 domain-containing protein, which produces MYLKLIACEVLTREVCRHVADSPHTIDLEFTPKGAHDDSETLRALIQSRIDEAEASPLGYGLCGNSTLSLTARRTRLVIPRAHDCCTLFLGQHFADAPSTPFSALGYMERDGAYTRTGLYATLEEYIARYGEENGRYIFETLYTSMKAAEGNRVVFIDLPETRHLNAPSPRRKAKNSWCWKAAADCCAS
- a CDS encoding glycoside hydrolase family 55 protein; protein product: MISLRHVSRAINAYHLWDKWHRKGLVAGESEGKYRLEEHVEMDDFVFLRRSLLKGIGSLAALTAFTEGAGMHIARASVPPEEEPKGVLNVRDFGAKGDGKSDDTEAFQKAIDAAHAMGGNIVFVPRGDYLIAGTLEVRENVVLEGVFRGPTMQSHLKGSTLLAVAGKGQIDGTPFIALRQNGTLHGITIFYPEQVQQDPPHPYPWTIRGIGDNCTLVDVLLVNPYQGIDFGTFPAGRHFIRNVGMQALYRGLYIDQCYDIGRVENLHIWPFWEVWQTPLKQFIEREGIAFIIGRTDWEYMSNCFCIGYKIGFQFIRTKAGSANVLLTQCGSDVGPIAVRVEHVMEHAGISFVNGQFMAGIEIEETNPGPVKFTACGFWGVDTTESHAVLKGRGHTFFNGCHFNGWDRKKTGAPCIDAQRGGLTVIGCDFMDRGKTHIRLGSGIDCATVTGNRFRGQEGIVNEAGDKAQIGMNVVTP